In Paenibacillus sp. JQZ6Y-1, the following proteins share a genomic window:
- a CDS encoding metal ABC transporter ATP-binding protein encodes MTTSLSASTSAHITSGSISANDCPLRVENITVSYHKKPVVQNVSFTLGEGRLIGLLGPNGAGKSTLLKAMLGLVPTLSGQVHIYGKPYTEQRKRIGYVPQRESVDWDFPTHALDVVLMGTYGRLGWFRRPGKKEKETAMECLRQVGMADYASRQISQLSGGQQQRIFLARALAQQADLYLMDEPFAGVDATTEKAIITLLEQLKQQGKTVLVVHHDLSTVESYFDDVLLLNRELVAAGPVGQTFTADMLQRAYGGKITFLQSNDQGGIIIAGK; translated from the coding sequence ATGACTACATCGTTATCCGCATCCACCTCAGCCCATATCACGAGTGGTTCTATCTCTGCAAATGATTGTCCGCTCCGCGTTGAAAACATCACAGTCAGTTATCATAAAAAGCCAGTTGTACAAAATGTTTCGTTTACACTGGGCGAAGGTCGCCTGATCGGTCTGCTTGGACCGAACGGTGCTGGTAAATCGACGCTGCTGAAGGCAATGCTGGGACTGGTACCAACGCTCAGTGGACAGGTACACATTTACGGGAAGCCCTATACCGAGCAGCGCAAACGAATCGGTTATGTCCCGCAGCGCGAATCAGTCGATTGGGATTTCCCTACCCACGCATTGGATGTTGTACTAATGGGTACCTATGGACGGCTAGGCTGGTTCCGTCGTCCAGGCAAAAAGGAAAAAGAAACCGCGATGGAATGTTTGCGTCAGGTAGGGATGGCAGATTATGCGAGTCGCCAGATTAGCCAGCTATCTGGCGGACAGCAGCAGCGTATCTTTTTGGCGCGTGCATTGGCACAGCAGGCGGATTTGTATTTGATGGATGAGCCTTTTGCTGGTGTGGATGCAACGACCGAAAAGGCGATTATTACACTACTGGAACAACTCAAGCAGCAGGGGAAAACCGTTCTTGTCGTGCATCATGATCTGTCGACCGTGGAATCCTATTTTGACGATGTACTGTTGTTGAACCGTGAACTGGTAGCAGCCGGACCGGTTGGTCAGACATTTACAGCGGACATGCTCCAACGTGCCTACGGAGGCAAGATTACGTTTTTACAGTCAAACGATCAAGGCGGCATAATCATCGCCGGAAAATAA
- a CDS encoding metal ABC transporter permease, translated as MMTMLISMLGDPNVRWIIAGCMLLGLSSGVIGCYMVLQKRSLIGDALAHAALPGICIAFMLTGAKSALGFFIGALIAGVIATFGIRWITTYSRIKQDAALGIVLSLFFGIGVLLLTRIQHSGDGGQSGLDKFLFGQAASMMREDLYLLTGISVVLLVLCGLLFKQFKLISFDRDFARGLGWRVVWLEQLILLLTVVVVVSGIQAVGVVLMSALLITPAVAARYWTDRLYMMLIIAGIFGAVSGIVGTLWSGMVSQLPTGPVTVLASTLIFAASALLAPRRGWLARMWQHRRNRQQWQRNGGVTHEQ; from the coding sequence ATGATGACTATGCTCATCTCCATGCTTGGCGATCCCAATGTACGCTGGATTATCGCAGGCTGCATGCTGCTCGGACTAAGCAGTGGCGTCATCGGCTGCTATATGGTGTTGCAAAAGCGTAGCCTGATCGGTGATGCGCTTGCTCATGCCGCTTTGCCGGGTATTTGTATCGCCTTCATGCTGACGGGCGCCAAATCGGCGCTGGGCTTTTTTATCGGGGCGTTGATTGCCGGGGTAATTGCGACCTTTGGTATTCGTTGGATTACGACCTATTCACGCATCAAGCAGGATGCAGCGCTGGGCATTGTACTGTCGCTCTTTTTCGGTATCGGTGTATTGCTGCTTACTCGGATTCAGCATAGCGGGGACGGTGGACAGAGCGGATTGGACAAATTTTTGTTCGGTCAGGCGGCGTCTATGATGCGTGAGGATTTGTATTTGCTCACAGGAATCAGTGTGGTGCTGCTAGTATTATGCGGCTTACTGTTCAAACAGTTCAAGCTGATTAGCTTTGACCGCGATTTTGCTCGCGGATTGGGCTGGCGCGTAGTTTGGCTGGAGCAATTGATTTTGCTGCTGACCGTTGTCGTGGTCGTATCCGGCATTCAAGCGGTTGGCGTTGTATTGATGTCAGCGCTGCTGATTACGCCAGCAGTTGCGGCGCGGTATTGGACAGATCGTTTGTATATGATGCTGATCATTGCCGGAATATTCGGGGCTGTGAGCGGCATAGTTGGTACGTTATGGAGTGGAATGGTATCGCAGTTACCGACTGGACCTGTAACCGTATTGGCATCAACGCTGATCTTTGCTGCATCGGCATTATTAGCTCCACGCCGCGGCTGGCTGGCACGGATGTGGCAGCATCGTCGCAATCGGCAACAATGGCAGCGCAATGGAGGGGTAACACATGAGCAGTGA
- a CDS encoding metal ABC transporter permease gives MSSDFWIITTAILMSASCGLLGCFLILRKMALIGDAISHAVLPGIAIAFLFSGGRDSLAMMIGATALGLLAVFLIQWLQSSGVQSDASIGIIFTVLFAIGVIIVSLNARNIDLDLDCVLFGEIAYVQWDTWTLNGMDMGPRSIWMLGFTLIVVVTLLTLFYKQFKLTAFDPALAAACGIPVLLFHYLLMGMVSMTSVASFESVGAILVVGMLVIPAATAYLLTDRLHIMLLTSVAVGIASSILGYAAAYILNASIGGSIVTTAGILFIITFLLSPRHGILLRKWRQTRAVPAE, from the coding sequence ATGAGCAGTGATTTTTGGATTATAACGACAGCGATTCTCATGTCGGCAAGCTGCGGATTGCTGGGCTGCTTTTTGATTTTGCGCAAAATGGCACTGATCGGCGACGCGATTAGCCATGCTGTATTGCCGGGCATCGCCATCGCGTTTCTATTTAGCGGTGGACGGGATTCGCTGGCAATGATGATCGGCGCGACTGCGTTGGGATTGCTGGCGGTCTTTCTGATTCAATGGTTGCAAAGCTCTGGTGTGCAATCCGATGCGTCCATTGGCATTATTTTTACCGTCCTATTCGCCATTGGTGTAATCATTGTCAGTCTGAATGCACGCAACATCGACTTGGACCTTGATTGTGTGTTATTTGGCGAAATTGCCTATGTACAGTGGGATACTTGGACACTGAACGGCATGGATATGGGACCACGCTCCATCTGGATGCTGGGCTTCACTTTGATCGTAGTGGTAACGCTGCTAACGCTCTTTTACAAACAATTCAAACTAACCGCATTCGATCCAGCACTCGCGGCTGCCTGCGGCATTCCCGTACTGTTATTCCATTACCTGCTTATGGGTATGGTGTCGATGACTTCCGTCGCTTCATTTGAAAGTGTGGGCGCGATCCTCGTCGTCGGTATGCTCGTCATTCCGGCAGCAACCGCCTACCTGCTAACTGACCGCCTGCATATCATGCTGCTGACTAGTGTAGCTGTCGGCATCGCCAGCTCGATCCTCGGCTACGCCGCCGCATACATCCTAAACGCCTCCATCGGTGGCAGCATCGTCACCACTGCAGGGATCCTGTTCATCATCACTTTCCTACTTTCTCCTCGCCATGGCATCCTACTCCGCAAATGGCGCCAAACCAGGGCTGTTCCAGCCGAGTAA
- a CDS encoding peptidoglycan D,D-transpeptidase FtsI family protein, giving the protein MKKWNSTDSEEFEESHRRQFSIRLNIFFFATFLIFSVLVVRLAILQFVEGPTLTEAESSIVNNETPIMPSRGIIYDASGSKIAYSVSTQSLYFTLSKDYRLDENKQEFLKIVGDLKRVFNTYGDPNHTMTADQIIEAMDITYRKNYGYTPRRIKKDLSNKEIAYFLEHKDDYQGIEVREESIREYSPDRVAVQTIGYLKGFSGVKSSMNKYKNRARLSGTDERYMDTELVGVDGLEYTFQDELRGKNGVRSTPINALNRVDGRAQLTPPQKGYNLWMTIDKNVQLATQQAIMDQISFLRSYRSGNAHAANALTGYAVAMEVDTGNVVAMASMPDYDPMIWSQSPTAEQLKAIEPYYPNGTIREIYNGKRASSLVLMGSVIKPLTVLIGMKEGFFGPYAGYYDRGYAEFGRAGYETRVRNALGEVLNSLTPSKAIEKSSNAFMIDMIGKPLYSKYGNESVNVWDKYMKEFGLGVTTNSGLPYENPGRGEYTNIEAAGSAQAAMAYAAFGQQGRYTTLQLAQYVTTIANRGERLKPQFVSKITDAKGNTVKTYGREVINTINFPAEDWNVVINGMRSKVEVLKNYRYDVARKTGTSQQSVYGKIVDNGVFIAFAPRDNPKLAVAVVIPEGGFGSRSAAPVAVKIFDAYDQEYGLDGVPKKTQNQNGDAETNSTQ; this is encoded by the coding sequence ATGAAAAAATGGAATTCGACCGATTCGGAAGAATTTGAAGAGAGTCACCGGCGGCAGTTCTCGATCCGTTTGAATATTTTCTTTTTTGCAACGTTTCTGATCTTCAGTGTGCTTGTGGTTCGGCTGGCGATTTTGCAGTTTGTGGAAGGTCCTACATTGACGGAAGCGGAGTCTAGTATCGTCAATAATGAGACGCCGATTATGCCAAGTCGGGGCATCATTTACGATGCGTCTGGCAGTAAGATCGCTTATTCGGTATCTACGCAATCACTCTATTTTACATTGAGCAAGGACTACCGTTTGGATGAGAATAAACAGGAATTTTTGAAAATCGTCGGCGATCTGAAGCGGGTATTCAATACATATGGTGACCCGAATCATACAATGACTGCCGATCAGATTATTGAAGCGATGGATATTACGTATCGCAAAAACTACGGCTATACCCCGCGTCGAATCAAAAAAGATTTGAGCAACAAGGAAATCGCTTATTTCCTCGAGCATAAAGACGACTATCAGGGAATCGAAGTACGCGAGGAAAGTATTCGCGAATACAGCCCTGATCGGGTGGCTGTGCAGACCATCGGCTATTTGAAAGGCTTTTCCGGTGTCAAATCTAGTATGAACAAATACAAAAACCGTGCTCGTCTTAGTGGCACCGATGAACGGTATATGGATACCGAGCTAGTTGGCGTGGATGGATTGGAGTACACATTCCAAGATGAGCTGCGCGGTAAAAATGGCGTACGCAGCACACCGATCAATGCGCTCAATCGTGTGGATGGACGAGCGCAGCTGACACCACCACAGAAGGGCTACAATCTATGGATGACGATTGATAAAAATGTACAGTTGGCTACCCAGCAGGCGATCATGGATCAGATTTCATTTCTGCGTTCCTATCGCAGCGGCAATGCACATGCTGCCAATGCGCTAACAGGTTATGCGGTGGCGATGGAAGTCGATACAGGGAATGTCGTCGCGATGGCAAGCATGCCGGATTATGACCCTATGATCTGGTCGCAGTCGCCGACTGCTGAACAGTTGAAGGCGATTGAGCCCTATTATCCAAACGGAACCATTCGTGAGATTTATAACGGCAAACGCGCTTCATCGCTTGTCTTAATGGGTTCAGTTATTAAGCCTTTGACCGTTCTGATTGGGATGAAAGAGGGATTTTTCGGACCTTATGCGGGTTATTATGATCGCGGCTATGCTGAATTTGGTAGAGCAGGCTATGAAACTCGTGTAAGAAATGCACTAGGCGAGGTATTAAACTCTTTGACTCCTTCAAAAGCTATTGAGAAATCGTCTAACGCATTCATGATCGATATGATCGGTAAACCGTTATACAGCAAATACGGCAACGAATCGGTCAATGTATGGGACAAATACATGAAGGAATTTGGCCTTGGTGTAACAACCAATAGCGGACTTCCTTATGAAAATCCTGGGCGTGGTGAGTATACCAATATCGAAGCAGCAGGTAGTGCTCAGGCAGCAATGGCATATGCTGCTTTTGGACAGCAAGGACGTTATACTACCTTACAATTGGCGCAATATGTAACTACCATTGCTAACCGAGGAGAACGCTTAAAGCCTCAATTTGTCAGCAAAATCACAGATGCGAAAGGCAATACAGTCAAAACATACGGACGCGAAGTGATTAATACAATCAACTTCCCTGCCGAAGACTGGAATGTAGTTATCAACGGGATGCGTAGTAAGGTAGAAGTGTTGAAAAACTATCGTTATGACGTGGCACGGAAAACGGGTACATCCCAGCAGTCCGTATACGGCAAAATCGTCGATAACGGCGTATTCATCGCCTTCGCACCACGCGATAATCCAAAACTAGCTGTCGCCGTGGTTATTCCAGAAGGTGGCTTCGGTTCCCGTAGTGCGGCTCCGGTTGCAGTCAAAATCTTTGACGCCTATGACCAAGAGTACGGGTTGGACGGCGTACCGAAGAAAACCCAGAATCAAAACGGTGATGCAGAAACGAATAGCACGCAATAA
- a CDS encoding metal ABC transporter solute-binding protein, Zn/Mn family, whose translation MYQSLSVFKQLLKQLLHQRNQPVRTQHYRWIHFIWLAALIVITAGCSNGQAEGKRQDGILHITATTGMIADAARQIGGEHVEVVGLMGPGVDPHMYKASQGDIRKLDDADLVLYNGLHLEGSMTDILEKMSDTRQVVAITDQIASERLRQSEENANEHDPHIWFDVSLWMSAVERARDAIVAADPAHADDYHSNADAYLSELKQLHTDIQQQIATIPQQSRVLVTAHDAFGYYGDAYGMEVRGLQGISTASEYGSKDVVELRNMLVERGIKAVFVESSIPARSMEAIIAGAAEQGHQVSMGGELYSDALGAADSEAGTYAGMVKHNTETIVDALK comes from the coding sequence ATGTATCAAAGCCTATCTGTATTCAAGCAGTTACTAAAGCAACTCTTACATCAACGTAATCAACCTGTGCGTACACAGCATTACCGTTGGATTCATTTCATTTGGCTAGCTGCTCTCATTGTCATCACTGCCGGATGCAGCAATGGACAGGCAGAAGGGAAGCGACAGGATGGCATTCTGCATATTACTGCTACCACTGGCATGATCGCCGATGCTGCGCGACAAATAGGCGGCGAGCATGTAGAGGTTGTTGGTCTCATGGGACCGGGTGTCGATCCGCATATGTACAAAGCCTCCCAAGGCGATATTCGCAAGCTGGATGATGCCGATCTGGTGCTGTACAACGGCTTACATTTGGAAGGAAGTATGACTGACATTTTGGAAAAGATGAGCGATACACGGCAAGTTGTTGCGATCACGGACCAGATTGCATCAGAACGACTCCGGCAAAGTGAGGAAAATGCAAACGAGCATGATCCGCATATCTGGTTTGATGTTAGCCTGTGGATGAGCGCGGTTGAACGTGCTCGTGATGCGATAGTAGCAGCCGATCCTGCTCATGCTGATGATTATCACAGCAATGCGGATGCGTATCTATCAGAGCTGAAACAACTGCACACTGATATTCAGCAGCAAATAGCTACGATTCCACAGCAAAGCCGAGTGCTTGTGACTGCTCATGATGCGTTTGGATATTATGGTGATGCTTACGGCATGGAGGTACGCGGCTTGCAAGGCATTAGCACCGCTTCCGAATACGGCTCCAAAGATGTAGTCGAGCTGCGAAATATGCTAGTGGAACGCGGTATCAAAGCTGTTTTTGTGGAAAGCAGTATCCCAGCACGCTCGATGGAAGCGATCATCGCCGGAGCTGCCGAGCAGGGGCATCAGGTGAGCATGGGCGGTGAGCTATATTCCGATGCGTTGGGCGCTGCTGACAGCGAAGCAGGCACATATGCAGGTATGGTCAAACACAATACGGAAACCATCGTCGATGCGTTGAAATAA